The DNA region ttgatagtttaaatataatttcatataatttttcaactaaaatgtaatacaaattaaaatataatttattattttaaaatttgaattcatttatttaaaaaaaaacataggctttttatattagagttatacaaaattatatctttatgtattactttcatttttatattcttttagttGTCATATTTTGTTTTTTCATATGGTGTTTTTTGGgttgcaagtaattaaagaaacaaattttaaaaaaataatgagaataaaaagcatcaaaaatataaattaattttataatcatgATATATTTGAATATACCTAGTAAGGAGATGTGCCAAATTTAAACTTACTTGGATTTAGaaaaatgaatgagaatgaaaaatacaaaaaatacaaaaatattatgcattaattttataatcatgATATATTTGAATGTATTTAGTCAAAAAAAGTGACAAATTTAAACTTACTTGAAGGAGTTTTTGCTAATTGGTTCGAGAAATTAAGAAATAAAGAGTAGTAGAGTCTTATGTAACATGCATAAGTAGACCAACTAATGTAATAGTAAAAGTATTAACATGTATAAGTTATAGAATTTCAttatttgtaattgaaaatttttataattattattattatgatacttttaatgtatatttattatatttaattagtatTCTATgtattaattgaataataatagataagaatttatttattttattctttttaaatcgTTTACTAAAAGATGATTGGTTGATTTTCAAGTTTTGCCAAATAAGCAAAATTGCTGAATGGCATCGTTAGAAAGAAATATAACTTAAACACAATATAGAAAAACTTAGTtatcaacttttatataataaaaatagataggACACAATAATGTCGTTCGATCCATCAATTGTTCATACTTTGACCCACTACTTAGCCAGGCCCAAAGTAAGCAAAGCCTAATCAACAGTCATCAGCCGGATCGACATTCGCCTGACCTCATAAAAGGTTGGACACGACGATGTTATATAAGCTATACTTGCCCAAAGCAGTAACTAACTCCTATAATCTCTTCTACTCATCTAAAAGGAGATCTCAAAGACTTCTCTAACAAAAGGAATCGGTTATCCAGCATTAAAGTTGGAGCCATTCTAAAAAGTGGTTAGTGACTCTACCTCTACTATTGTAAATACACTAACACCCTCAAGTATACTCCGaatccaatctactaaaaactgtCTAAAACCCTTATTATCGGAGTCTTTTGTAGGAACCACTttccacctcctcacgaggaactcggaaCGGCTTCCTTCCTGCAATAGAAGACATTGAACCTTTCACTAGAAAGCGTCTGGACATCACGTGCAAATCCAATCCATCCTTTTCAAATAACCCTCAAAATACCAACCTTTAAACATGTATACGTATTATATCTGATTTATTTGGACCGTACACTAACTCAAAAAAATATTACTTGGTTTTATAAAGTCAATTTagttttaatgaaatttgaataaaatatattttaatataaaaatatgttatatAACAATTTGTTTTCCCAAATTTGTTTTTATAAAGGAGGCTCACGAGTTAAATGAATAACAAGAACTCTTTTGGTTTCTTCACGCCACGGTATCCTTCAATTCAGGAGACCGAAGACTACTACGTCACAAATAAAAACTCTATTTAAGAATTTGTCGCTAACCAATTGATTGCTGTGTGGATAAAACAGAATTCAAACTCTTAACATTTGATTAAGTAGACTAGTGAACTAACTACTAGAGCAATCCAAATTGGTTAAACAGGTAACATTAACAAGAACTTAAATCTCCCATATTAAGAACCTAAGAATCAATTTGACATTAGAAATACTTTGAATATCAGAGCGTCTCACAACTCTTTCTATTCCCAGCTCATGGTTTTACAATTTTGCTCACAAAGTCATAATAAACATGGGTTTAGCACAAATGATGAATATATCATTTAGATATTTAAACGTCTTCtaccaaagaaattaaagaaatttaaaTGCCGAAGCAATCAGattaaaataaagaaactaaTCAAACTATACATTTTCTAGTCCAAGAATGCTACATCATGTCTCTAGTAGAGAAATTGCTACGCATTCTAATTTTGAATTCCAAACCAGCTTAagaatttttaacaaataaatactAACATTTTATAGGTTAGttgaatataaataaaagaatccCAGTATTGTACAATCATACAATGAACTCCACAGCATACACAACTTGAGATAGTGCTCATCCCCCTTATCCAAGAAAAAACTAGGGGTTACAAGCTATCACTCACTCTTCTTAGAAGGAAGGAACTTCCTTATGGCATCAGATTTCAATTTGCACCCAAAAGAAAGTGCTTTTATGAATAAGTCATCaatttcttcctccttcttttcaTAAATGTAGAAAGCAATAAATGCAGTGGTAAGTcctgtaaatgacaagaaaaagagAAACTATCATCATTATTCATTACCAATCTACCATCAAGGAACTGCAGATTCAAACACGTTAATATTACTTTACTCGCAAATCACATATATTTTAAAGGTTTTGCTAACTAGTGCCCTTAGGGCACTTGTTCAGATTACTTTGAATagaaacttttaaaaattttttctttaataaatgCACAATAAAAgtaatgaaaaattaaattttttagattcTCATATTTAAAGTGCATGATTGATGTTTTATGAAAAGTAATTTATATTTAGAAAGTATTTGTTTATTGTAATACTTAGTTGATAAGTAGCACCACTAGTAGGTAATTACCCGGTATGGGTATGGCAGCAATTTAGAATTGCCTATAAATAGTTTATAGTTCACTCATAATAAACAAATACAAGTGTGAAGCATGTAGTATGAATAGCTTCAATCATTTTAAGTGGAGGCAAGTCTAGCAGTATAATTTTTTGTGCAAGCAAATGGTACATACATGTGCAAAATTTgtcagaaagagagaaagagagcatATACCTATCTTATATAAGTTCTGAAGTGAAAATGCACCAAAGAAGCTAAGAAGGAGCGAAGAGAGAACAACCTATTGATCAAGGCAAAGATATTTCAGCGCACTAGATACTTGAGAAACTTTATCCTCAGTAAATTGAAGTAATCTGGATATCTAATTCTAATCCTCCCCATTATCAAAATCTAACATACATGAAATTTTGAAATGACAGTTCCAAAATTAAGGCCTTCACTTTTTCAGCAAATTTCACAACTTAAGTTGTAGATCACTAAATGCATCTTGTATTATTCCATACGCATTGCAGCAGCAAGCAATGGCAAGGGGGAAAATGCAATGCAGTTTAGGTACCTTAAAGAATAGCATCCACTCGGTCCCTTGTGCAAGGGATTTCAAAACATTCATAGGAATATTCCATACTGATACCACGGAGACAGCAAGTTGATGTGACATGTCTTCCGATATGTGAAACCAGGATTTGGGCATTTTCTGAACAGTGTACCCCAATCTTCATATATATGAGTACAAGAGATAGTTAGCATTTATCTTCCCATTGGAAGCTGGACTACAAAGCTTCAAAACAATCATCTTCATGGTtacaaattatatatatcatTCACTATTGGGTGAGCTTCACACATATCAATATCATCATGTAATTGACAACTAAACACTGAACAGTAAATAGTATACGTACATCTTTGCCGGTAGAATCCCATGAATGAATAAAAAGATCGATGTAAACAACAGAAGCTTTGAGAGAGCAGTAATGAAAGTATTCCCGGGTGCAATGAAGCTCAAGTATATTGCAATCAAGACTAACAATGTGGTGAACGTTTGCTTTCTGTCCTTCCAAAGCAATGTGTCAGCAACTGCAAATAAGTACATCAGTTACAAGTTATAACCAATAGAtagataaaagtaaattgcaaaatcacTCCCATCACCACGGTAACAGTGTTGTGTTTGTATATTAAGTAAAAGCGATATGAAACCATTACCATTTAATAGATTATGATAATGGATTGAGTTAGAATACCAACTCTAAGTTGGAACTTCTAAGTTCCAACACTTGTTCTTTGCACTTTCACATCAATAAGAAATTACAAAGGTAAAATGCAATGCTTCATATCAACATAGACCTATATAGAATAGAAGGATTTTATGAAGACTGGCCCACGGGTTTGAGGCTAAATGCCACATTAGCAGTCATGATTTCCTGAAGTTTATTTGTCTTTTGAAAATGAATATTTGCCTTTCAGATTTCTTTTACAACAAACCAAAAACAGCATTAAACAAATCAGCATATCCAGAGTTTCCAATCAAATAAGTTAAATGGATTATAGTTGATTATTCATACCTCTTCCACTCCCAAGATATATTGAAGCTTTCGAGACCCCTTCCCTTTTGGCCTTAAGTTGATTTTCAGCCCTCAAGTGTGAAAATGAATCAATCGTCCTCCGCAAACCCTCCTGCAGAGAAAAAAAATGCAATCACACTAGAAATGAAACACCAGGCAACAACTAGGACTAGCATCTACACTCACCACCATAAAAACATGAACCTTTGTGCAATAAAACACCATATATTTTACAAGTCAAGTCCAATAGTTGACTTCAAGTTAATGATATTAACTCAATATTATCAATGAGTGGAATTACAGAATTGAACATTACTTTATTTTATCAATGTGCCAAGATTGCAAGGAATATAGATCACAAAGGATATACATAAACTTAGAAACTACACAAAGGTTCTACATAACAATAAACCAAAATATTCAATGCATAATAAAATCAAGAAATATCACAAAACCTTTAGCGTTACGATGGGTTCATATCGAAGGCGCTCCTTTGCTTTTGAGCAATCAAAAGTTCTGTTGCAAGATAGGAGTCTTACTCTTGAAGGTGTTAACGGAGGCACCTTCATACCATATGGACCTAGCAGCTTATATGTATACTCCACCAATAGTGCAATTGGCATGAGAACAAAGGCAGGGATCTTTATTCTTGGCCTGCAAACTAAATGAACTCAGCTAACAGAAAAAAGGAATTGATAGAGCCATGACTATACTTTTACAGTTTTTTGGTGGGATAAGCAAAACTATATCCcatatttcttttcaatttaacTATAAGAGATatagaaattattatttattaataatgatAGAAAAGTAGAAACCAACATTCACATTAACATATAAAAGAAAAACCAGAGCAGCAGTGAACAATCCCACAAAAAGAGAGGTCGCAGAAAGGAATTTATctgattataattaaaaattgaaagaatACCAAATAACAGCTATGATAAGATGAAAATTTCCAATAATCCCATATCCTTATTTAATAGCAACTTCAGACCTATGCTCAGCATAGGGTTGCACTTTCCACATTATTGAACAAATAGCAAGTAGTTTTTGTCTGAGTATGTGGTGTCACAAAATTTTAGTGACAAGCTGATGGTTTGCCAGAATGGTTGTATTATTAACAGGGCAGAGGTCATGTAGGATGAACAGCACATAGGGTGTTAAAAAAAATCCGACCAAAAAATTTTGTACTAATTGCAAAATTATCCTGCGAGAGAGTTTGACTACCTAATATAGGGTGCTAATTATGGATTTGTGTGTTCAACGAAATGTGTGGAGAAGTAGACAAAAAAGGAACCCAAGGACTAGGAGGTGGCTAATGAAAGGTGACAAACAAAGAGACTAGAGGTAATGGAGCTAGAGATAAAGAATCATGGTGGGCGACAAGTGTGCAAGAGAAGGTAAACATGAAGAGGGAATGTTTTAAAGTATAGTTTTTATGCCGCAATGTGGAAAATTGGAATAAGTATAAGTCGGTTAAGAAGGAGACAAAAGTGGCGGTAAGTGAAGCAAGAAAGAGAGTTTATTAGAGTTTTATCAATCTTTTCTTTGGGTATGTAAGATGGGAAAGATGCATTTACAAGATAGTGAAGggtcaagaaagaaagaatatAAATTTGGATCAAGTTAAGTGCATTAAGGACAATAATGGTGAAGTTTTGGCCACAAACGAGAACATCAACAAAAGATGGAAGAGCTACTTTCACAAGTTATTTAATGATGGACATAAGACTCTTTCGTGCTCAGGTTGGTTACAAACAAGGGAGGAGGACCAAAACTtcatttactataaaaaaattcgGGATTTTGAAGTTAAGGAGACTCTAAAAGGGATGAAGAATGGTAGAGCAGTGAGCCTGGTTAATATCCCTATTGAAGTTTAGAAAAGTTTAGGAAGAAAAAGCGCCTGTTGGTTAGCTAAactctttaataatattttaaggtCTAAGAGATGTCAAACAAATGGAGGAAGAGCATTTTAGTCCTTATCTACAAGAATCAGGGAAATATACAAAGTTGTGAAAACTATAGAAGGATCAAGCTCATGAGCCAACTATGCAGctgtgggaaagggtgatagggtaaaggttgaaacaagagaCTCAGGTTTCGAAATTTGTAGTTTGGTCTTTATCCTAGTAAGATATACCATAAAGGCTATACAGTTGTTAAGGAGAATGATGGAGAGGCTTTGAAGTAACAAAAGAATCTATATGTGGTTTTTATTAACTTGAAAAAAAGCATATGATAGGAAGAGAGTAAGAATTACATATATTCACATAATTAAGGACGTATACGATGGGGTTACAACAATTGATGTGAAACCCAATATGGTGTAACAGAATAATTTTCTATTGGTGTATGATTACACCAAGGGTTATCTCTAAGCCCATATCTTTTCACACTTGTGTTGGAAGTGCTTACCACGCATATTCAAGAACTTGTACCATGGAGCACACCTTTCACGGATGACATCGTCTTTGGGAGAATAGCAAGAAGAATTGAATGAGAAGTTGGACTTGTAGAGAAAGTACATGGTTCGCGCATAAGTCACACTAAGATGGAGTATATAGAATGCAAGTTTAGCAGCGGAAGGGGAAAGACTTACACAGAAGTGAAAATCGGAAAAGATATTATACCACAAGAGATTTTAGTATCTTGGTGGTATTATTCAAGACAGTGGAGAGATAGATGACGGTGTAAATCATAGAATTCAAggaggttggtcaaaatggcagagTGCTTCAATTTTTACATGTGACAAAAAAAGTACGTCTAAAACTTAAGGGTACATTTTATCGCACTGCCATTAGACCAACTATGTTGTATGAACAGAGTGTTGACCGGCAAAAAGTGAACATGAACTTAAATTCAATGTGACTCAAAGGAGTATGCTTCGATGGATAAACACTTGCGCAGTCATACGCGTATGGATGTAATAAGGAACAAGGATATGAGAGAAAAAGTTGGAGTAGCTCCCATTGTTGAAAAGATTGTGGAATCTCATtttaggtggtttggacatgtgaagAGAAGGCCAATAGAGCATCTAGTGAGAATGGTGGATCAGATAGTAGATAAACCAGTTGTTAGAGGTAGACGACGACCTAAAAGGGCTCTACATAAAGTGGTCAAGCGACATCTCGGTATAAACTATCTCACCGCAAACATGATACATGATAAGGCACAATGATGTTATTTGATTCATATAGTCAACCCTACCTAGTGGAATAAGGTTTTTTTGttgtatatttttcttattttagcatAAGTATTTGATTAGGATTTAACTAGAAGTCTACATTGTGATAGTAAATATTTCTTTTTGAGTATTTTCTTATTTGTATTTTTCGCAAATAATGGACCAATGCTAATTTTCATTGACATGAATTGAGAAACTTTGCTTTTACATCCAGAGGgtcacaataaaaaaaatgagatctTACATTCAAAAGATAGCATAAGCAAAATGAGAGCAAGAAATATCAAATGATTCATAGTATACCTTTCATATCCGAGACCTTCTAGAATAAGTGACATGAATTCCCAAAATTTTATAGGTTCCATATTTGTTATGAAATATGCCTACAGGAAACAGGGGGAAAAAAACTTCAGCACGAAAACACTACAGAAACTGCTAAATTCCTACCTAATCGTGCTAATAACCAAGTTCCTTCCCCACCCCCTCCTTCAGTATGCAAATGCCTAATGAATCTTTCATGAAATGAATAATTTGTTTAAATTAGAATCAAACAAACTAACTAGGACAAACATAATGTCTTTGCTGAAACGTATATTTTCTAGGTCTTGTCATTCACCCACCCAAAAGAAGAAATCTACCTTTGAATGTATCATCAACTCATCATCATGTTAGCAACTGTGGTTTCCAAAAGAATGTACACCTATGAATAACTAACAACCCATCGACAATAGAGCAGGATCATCACCACCACCTTCTAAGATGTCCATTTTAATCTTCATTTACataattaaacaaatatttaTATACCAAAAACTGTAATGACAGAATCTTCCAAAGGTACCTCTCCTGCAGCTTTTTTTGAAACTTCCCCCTCTGAAGCCAGAGCTCGGTCAGCACATAAATGGGAATGAGCCACATTTCCAACATAAGTGAAATCATACATGTTATTGCCATCACCAATAATGAACTGTTCAAGAGAGAATTATAAATTAAAGAATTAAAGACTTGATGAAATTTTCTGGTAATAAGTTACATGTTCATACTGCTCTGTTCAAATCCATCTTTATTTCAGGAAGCACAATAGTTTTCTATTATTTGCAACAAGCCAATTTCTTTCGATTCATGGATAATTTGAATCAGCAAGCTATGTCCCACTCAAGATTAACTGTCCAGATTAATTAGCTATTGAAGGAGAGTACCAAAATTTACTAGGACACTCATTACATATGCAGTGCAAAGCATAGCCTTCAGCAGAAATTCACATTAAGAGTCAGGAAGTATGACTGAGTATGCCATAGCATAAGCTACAGGGCTCCACAAAGCAGTAAAGTCAAGTTAATTGCCAACTGTTCTCATTCTGCTCAGCACAAAGGGGATAGGATATAAAAGCATAGAACAGACCTAATAAATATTAAGCCTGCCTAAATCACGCAAAAACTACAAAAATGTGTTCTATAGCCCATACTCAAATTGCTACATGAACACAAAGTACAATGATGATGCCAGAAACAGTCACACACACAAAACCATATCTATAGAATTAGAAGGTACAGCAATATTTACCTTGGTTTTCCCTGCCTTGGCAGCATCAACTGACGAAGGCACCATCAGTCTATCACCAGGCCCAAAAATGCTACTAGGACGTAGCGAGCAAGTCAGGAGCCCACTAGTTCCATTAGCCTTCAAAACCAAAGCCTCACCCTGAGCTTTAGTGGCAGAATAATGATCATTATGCTGAAAGCAGTGCAAAACTCAGTTTAGGACCGTGCCAATTACATAAAGAACAGGTTAACAAGATTGAGCAACATTTCAAGTCgccaaaaatataatataaaatgcaCCATCCACCAAGCCAGTATTCAAAATGTATGCATTATCTCATGTTAAAAGAAACATAGAGAGTAGTTATGGCAGGTACCTTAGGTGGATAGGGCATTGATTCCTTTCCATTATGAATTCCATGAACGCCATCAAATACAACACTAGATGAGCTGGTGTAAACAAGCCGCTTCACTCTAAGTTGAACACAAGCATCAATGACATTCTGTGTTCCTTGCGAAACAAAAATCTCAGTGTCAGTTACTTTTCTTTCAAACGTTCCATCAAACAGTTGGCATTCCATGAAGAAAAACGAACATAAGATTGAGCATTTTACCTTGGACATTGACAGAATGATGAAGCTGATAGTTGTTAATGGATGAGTTTGGAGCAGCCATGTGGAAAACAATCTCACAACCTTCCAATGCTGCAACGAGAAACGACGCCGTTAAACACCATACGTGTTGATAAACGACATTGAAGTAGTTAGGAGAGGTAACCTTTGAGGACGTGTTCCTTGTTACGAAGATCGAGAGAGACGTATTGGGCGCGACCAGAGCTCAAGGCTTGGCCTAGTGTCCCGAGTTGTTCGGACGGTTCGAGTTCGATAGTGGCTCCGAGATCGGCGATGCGAACGAAGTAGGTGTTGTCTTGGATCAACATTTCCACCAGGTGGCGGGCGGCGAAGCCGCGACCTCCGGTGACGACGCACCACTTGTCATCGACGGCCATAGGTGAGGTGATTGGATCGCAGATTCAGCCGGGGTGGCAGGCAACAGAGCAGGTGAAAGCCAAGACGTAACCAGCaagttctgaaaatcggaccgatCATTTAAGTTACTAGTTCATCAATTTACTAGTTCATGAAAACAAAATTGGGAGGAATGGAAAATTAaagtttattttgattttagaatgttaaaaattagaatttagtgAATTTAGTCaagagttaaatttttttttggaataattaaaaataaatgactttGTTATAAATATAAGAGTTGTACTTTTAGCTAAGAGTTTGATTCTTGACTATAAATAgtctttttcatatatttttaaaatttaaatcttctaaattttgaacttttattttagagagtaagGTGTGATCTTTTACCCTTTAATGATTTCTCCTAGGGCTGCAtatggatcggatcggatactaTATCCGCATTTTTTTAGGTTGGATacgatccaatccgatccgatgcGGATCGGATATCTCGAATCGGATAtcgggtatatccgcataattcaaaaaaactattttaatattatatttggttgtttttacaaaaaaatatccaaaaaatttattttttatctgtttaagcctatttactcataaaatattatcaataatagttctctttgaataacaaaaacaaaataataatacaaaatttaagtttaattattctaagttgaagtacaacataaaaaattaaaaacaaaatatcataaaactcataaaataacacactaaaattcatatcacattaggttttactttcttaaactatgctatttatatgtgaTGTGCAGATATACGGATTTGCTGATCAGATCTGCGAATATCACTGCCAAATCTGCAATCCGATCCTA from Arachis hypogaea cultivar Tifrunner chromosome 10, arahy.Tifrunner.gnm2.J5K5, whole genome shotgun sequence includes:
- the LOC112716215 gene encoding 3beta-hydroxysteroid-dehydrogenase/decarboxylase isoform X1, which encodes MAVDDKWCVVTGGRGFAARHLVEMLIQDNTYFVRIADLGATIELEPSEQLGTLGQALSSGRAQYVSLDLRNKEHVLKALEGCEIVFHMAAPNSSINNYQLHHSVNVQGTQNVIDACVQLRVKRLVYTSSSSVVFDGVHGIHNGKESMPYPPKHNDHYSATKAQGEALVLKANGTSGLLTCSLRPSSIFGPGDRLMVPSSVDAAKAGKTKFIIGDGNNMYDFTYVGNVAHSHLCADRALASEGEVSKKAAGEAYFITNMEPIKFWEFMSLILEGLGYERPRIKIPAFVLMPIALLVEYTYKLLGPYGMKVPPLTPSRVRLLSCNRTFDCSKAKERLRYEPIVTLKEGLRRTIDSFSHLRAENQLKAKREGVSKASIYLGSGRVADTLLWKDRKQTFTTLLVLIAIYLSFIAPGNTFITALSKLLLFTSIFLFIHGILPAKILGYTVQKMPKSWFHISEDMSHQLAVSVVSVWNIPMNVLKSLAQGTEWMLFFKVVLSSLLLSFFGAFSLQNLYKIGLTTAFIAFYIYEKKEEEIDDLFIKALSFGCKLKSDAIRKFLPSKKSE
- the LOC112716215 gene encoding 3beta-hydroxysteroid-dehydrogenase/decarboxylase isoform X2, producing MSKNVIDACVQLRVKRLVYTSSSSVVFDGVHGIHNGKESMPYPPKHNDHYSATKAQGEALVLKANGTSGLLTCSLRPSSIFGPGDRLMVPSSVDAAKAGKTKFIIGDGNNMYDFTYVGNVAHSHLCADRALASEGEVSKKAAGEAYFITNMEPIKFWEFMSLILEGLGYERPRIKIPAFVLMPIALLVEYTYKLLGPYGMKVPPLTPSRVRLLSCNRTFDCSKAKERLRYEPIVTLKEGLRRTIDSFSHLRAENQLKAKREGVSKASIYLGSGRVADTLLWKDRKQTFTTLLVLIAIYLSFIAPGNTFITALSKLLLFTSIFLFIHGILPAKILGYTVQKMPKSWFHISEDMSHQLAVSVVSVWNIPMNVLKSLAQGTEWMLFFKVVLSSLLLSFFGAFSLQNLYKIGLTTAFIAFYIYEKKEEEIDDLFIKALSFGCKLKSDAIRKFLPSKKSE